The following proteins come from a genomic window of Pirellula staleyi DSM 6068:
- a CDS encoding DUF1570 domain-containing protein — protein sequence MILRGNLAASYGIASLLALAIVAATSARGAAAEAEEAFSVARKTFADNLATLAQKADELAMPREAAITRGWLMPQLSKGIALAIPAAIDPTKPTASAPERSQQWYRKFREYRATYAEALVALASSQIASGQPTAAYQSLHLALRENPEQAAARSALGYRAAPAPLPTITSPRPTIPTIDHPRLGWKRGTYQRLTTEHFQITSSAPAGSITRAAMQLEELHAIWKQTCFGYWSSGEALSARLDGKNESLGELPGSSKPLQVVLFKNREEYLAQLAEQQPKLELTTGIYFGDQQVAYFYADDESAEVTWRHEVAHQLFQETPRRTNLAEDQTSFALVEGIAMYFESLARVDGYYTLGTVAADRLQFARYRALSGDYLVSIEQLLSKTRDDVQSDPDIRKLYSQSAAVAHYFFEGGSATNREAFLDYLAKLYGGELTPATPLPAAILKPSGADFRQQFVGFLDVSDQDLLACVSPATTINLSLGRTTVTDQGLAQLGQFKRLKWLDLSLTKVTDTGLEQLDQLTQLNQLFLEGTAISSASIPAIARLRNLEELDLSKVNIADDDLAKIATLKQLKVLYLVGTPVTDAGLAKLVSLQNLEMLDLRGTRVSADAAEKLKSRIKSLANVLLDSSPSNVP from the coding sequence GTGATCTTGCGCGGAAATCTCGCTGCCAGCTATGGGATCGCGAGCCTTTTGGCGCTCGCGATCGTCGCAGCAACGAGCGCGCGAGGCGCTGCAGCGGAGGCCGAAGAAGCTTTCTCTGTAGCCCGAAAAACCTTTGCCGATAATCTCGCCACACTCGCGCAAAAAGCCGACGAACTGGCGATGCCGCGCGAAGCTGCTATCACGCGCGGTTGGCTGATGCCGCAGCTGAGCAAGGGCATCGCTCTCGCCATTCCAGCGGCAATCGATCCCACGAAACCGACTGCCTCAGCTCCCGAGCGCTCGCAGCAGTGGTATCGCAAGTTTCGCGAGTATCGTGCCACGTATGCCGAGGCGCTCGTAGCTTTGGCGTCGAGTCAAATCGCCAGCGGGCAGCCGACAGCCGCCTATCAGTCGCTGCATTTGGCGCTCCGCGAGAACCCCGAACAGGCTGCCGCGCGCAGTGCACTCGGCTATCGCGCAGCTCCTGCACCTCTCCCCACGATCACATCGCCACGTCCCACGATTCCGACGATCGATCACCCTCGACTCGGCTGGAAGCGCGGCACCTACCAGCGGCTAACCACCGAGCATTTCCAGATCACATCGAGCGCGCCTGCTGGTTCGATCACGCGCGCCGCTATGCAACTCGAAGAGCTCCACGCCATCTGGAAGCAAACCTGCTTTGGCTATTGGTCGTCGGGCGAGGCGTTGTCGGCTCGTCTCGACGGGAAGAACGAATCGCTCGGCGAACTTCCGGGCTCCAGCAAGCCGCTGCAGGTAGTCCTGTTCAAGAATCGCGAAGAGTACCTTGCTCAGCTCGCCGAGCAGCAACCCAAGCTCGAGCTGACGACCGGCATCTATTTTGGCGATCAGCAGGTAGCCTACTTCTATGCGGATGACGAATCGGCGGAGGTGACGTGGCGGCATGAAGTAGCTCATCAGCTGTTCCAGGAAACACCGCGACGGACGAATCTCGCTGAAGATCAAACCAGTTTTGCGCTCGTCGAGGGAATCGCGATGTACTTCGAATCGCTCGCGCGCGTTGATGGCTATTACACTCTCGGAACGGTCGCTGCCGATCGACTACAGTTTGCTCGCTACCGGGCGCTCAGTGGCGACTATCTCGTATCGATCGAGCAGCTGCTTAGCAAAACGCGCGACGATGTGCAAAGCGACCCCGATATTCGCAAGCTCTACTCGCAATCAGCAGCGGTCGCACACTACTTTTTCGAGGGTGGCAGCGCGACCAATCGCGAAGCTTTTCTCGACTACCTGGCTAAGCTCTACGGTGGCGAGCTCACTCCTGCAACGCCCCTTCCGGCAGCGATTTTGAAGCCCAGTGGCGCTGATTTTCGTCAGCAATTCGTTGGTTTTTTGGATGTCAGCGACCAAGATCTGCTTGCCTGCGTAAGTCCGGCAACAACGATCAATCTCTCGCTCGGCAGAACAACTGTTACGGATCAAGGACTCGCACAGCTCGGTCAGTTCAAGCGACTAAAGTGGCTCGATCTATCGCTCACCAAAGTGACAGACACAGGACTTGAGCAGCTCGACCAACTGACTCAGCTCAACCAGCTGTTCTTAGAGGGAACCGCGATTTCGTCGGCATCGATTCCTGCCATTGCGCGCCTCCGGAATCTCGAAGAACTCGATCTTTCGAAAGTGAACATCGCCGACGACGACCTCGCGAAAATCGCTACACTCAAGCAGCTGAAAGTGCTCTATCTCGTTGGCACGCCGGTGACCGATGCAGGGCTCGCCAAGCTGGTTTCGCTTCAGAACCTCGAAATGCTCGACTTGCGTGGCACGCGTGTCTCGGCAGACGCAGCTGAAAAGTTGAAGTCGCGGATCAAGTCGCTCGCGAATGTTTTGCTCGATAGCTCCCCGTCTAACGTACCTTAG
- a CDS encoding creatininase family protein, whose amino-acid sequence MRPYVLAETNYGYTKTNQYDVAVLPLGATEPHNLHLPYGTDLFEGTIVGEHIVAEAHRRGGRVVLLPTIPFGTETNMQEFPLAINVNPSTLFAFITDVIHSCIKSGIHKIVLLNSHGGNEMKPLLRELADKVDASLFLCNWYRVIADVESQIFEHREDHAGEMETSFGLAYFPQFVARNANGTLAADNGSTAPSQFEAINKGWVSITRPWHLLTTNSGSGYPHAASADKAKRMMDVLVERLGGFLYDLSIAPREGRFPFADHL is encoded by the coding sequence ATGCGTCCCTACGTCCTTGCCGAAACGAACTACGGCTACACCAAAACCAATCAGTATGACGTTGCTGTTTTGCCACTCGGCGCCACCGAGCCACACAACTTGCATCTCCCTTATGGAACCGACTTGTTCGAAGGGACGATTGTGGGGGAACATATCGTCGCCGAAGCGCATCGGCGTGGCGGTCGCGTGGTGCTGCTCCCTACGATTCCGTTCGGTACGGAAACGAACATGCAGGAGTTTCCACTCGCGATCAATGTGAATCCGAGCACGCTGTTTGCCTTCATCACCGATGTGATTCATTCGTGCATCAAAAGTGGCATTCACAAAATCGTGCTGCTCAACAGTCACGGCGGTAACGAAATGAAACCGCTGCTGCGCGAACTGGCGGACAAGGTCGACGCCTCCCTCTTTTTGTGCAACTGGTATCGCGTGATTGCCGACGTCGAGTCGCAGATCTTCGAGCATCGCGAAGATCATGCCGGCGAGATGGAAACGAGCTTCGGGCTCGCGTATTTTCCGCAGTTTGTGGCTAGAAATGCCAATGGCACGCTCGCCGCCGATAATGGGAGCACCGCCCCTAGTCAGTTCGAGGCGATCAACAAAGGGTGGGTTTCGATCACGCGTCCTTGGCACTTGCTGACGACCAATTCAGGCTCGGGTTATCCGCATGCAGCATCGGCCGACAAAGCGAAGCGGATGATGGATGTGCTGGTCGAGCGGCTCGGTGGTTTTCTTTACGATTTGTCGATTGCTCCTCGTGAAGGGCGTTTTCCGTTTGCCGATCACCTGTAG
- a CDS encoding class I SAM-dependent rRNA methyltransferase: MVPSRRPQGFSNSATSPRPLVPAPGEEIPTARVKSVGRHPTIYRKRVEDVDRHAKPGDLLAVYDLDNQMIGYGLFNPRSEIAIRMIRFEYELPDDQFWDELLKSAVQLRRDVLKLDEVTNSYRVIHAEADGLPGLVVDRHGSVLSAEAFSLAMYQRAPEILERLSKLLGTEQTILRTSPASLAQEGFEAEPVITGTMPSRVVIEEFGTRFKVDFAEGHKTGFFCDQRENRKQLASFCKDKTVLDLCCYTGGFAVQAKKLGGASEVIGVDLDEEPLKLAKENANLNQVRCRFVQADAFAYMRDMQSSGRKFDVVVLDPPKLIRSRAEIEEGTRKHFALNRLAMQLVAPGGVMLSCTCAGLLPLSEFLQLIYAAARQAGPEVLAATEEHKARYAARQVQIFSKSGAAADHPVATNCPEGEYLQAVWMRLM, translated from the coding sequence ATGGTTCCCAGTCGGCGGCCGCAAGGTTTTTCGAATTCCGCAACATCCCCACGTCCGCTGGTTCCAGCGCCAGGGGAAGAGATTCCAACCGCGCGCGTGAAGAGCGTTGGACGCCATCCCACGATCTATCGCAAACGTGTCGAGGATGTCGATCGTCATGCTAAGCCGGGCGATCTGCTCGCGGTTTACGACCTCGATAATCAAATGATCGGCTACGGTCTGTTCAACCCGCGCAGCGAAATCGCGATCCGGATGATTCGCTTCGAGTATGAGTTGCCCGACGATCAGTTTTGGGACGAACTGCTCAAAAGTGCCGTCCAGCTGCGCCGCGATGTGCTGAAGCTCGACGAAGTGACCAACAGCTACCGTGTGATTCATGCCGAAGCGGATGGATTGCCGGGACTTGTGGTCGATCGGCATGGGAGTGTCTTGTCGGCTGAAGCGTTCAGCTTGGCGATGTACCAACGTGCGCCAGAAATTCTCGAGCGACTCTCGAAGCTGCTGGGGACCGAGCAAACCATTTTGCGGACCTCCCCTGCCTCGCTCGCACAAGAAGGATTTGAAGCCGAGCCGGTCATCACCGGCACCATGCCTTCGCGCGTGGTGATCGAAGAGTTTGGCACACGCTTCAAGGTCGATTTTGCCGAGGGGCATAAGACTGGATTCTTCTGCGATCAACGCGAAAATCGGAAGCAACTCGCTAGTTTTTGCAAAGATAAGACAGTGCTCGATCTCTGCTGCTATACCGGCGGATTTGCCGTGCAAGCAAAGAAACTGGGTGGGGCGAGCGAGGTGATTGGCGTCGATCTCGACGAAGAGCCGCTGAAGCTTGCGAAAGAAAATGCCAACCTCAATCAGGTCCGCTGTCGCTTTGTGCAAGCCGATGCGTTTGCCTACATGCGCGACATGCAAAGTTCGGGTCGCAAGTTCGATGTCGTGGTGCTCGATCCTCCGAAACTGATTCGCTCGCGCGCTGAAATCGAAGAGGGAACGCGCAAGCACTTCGCGCTCAACCGTCTGGCGATGCAACTCGTCGCGCCGGGCGGAGTGATGCTCAGCTGCACTTGTGCGGGACTGTTGCCACTGAGTGAATTTCTGCAGCTCATCTATGCCGCAGCGCGACAAGCGGGGCCTGAAGTGCTCGCAGCCACAGAGGAGCATAAGGCGCGTTATGCAGCGCGGCAGGTGCAGATTTTCTCGAAGTCGGGAGCTGCCGCCGATCATCCGGTCGCGACCAATTGCCCCGAAGGGGAATACTTGCAAGCGGTTTGGATGAGGCTGATGTAG
- a CDS encoding HisA/HisF-related TIM barrel protein, translated as MKNVVQPRVIPVIDLLGGIVVRGVAGRRSEYRPLESQVTRSIEPAIVARDLVHATRATALYVADLDAIQKGQRSLSIYEQMGASGARLWLDVGIASRADALRFCAELAHSEIPADLVIGLESIETAASLVELGAMARDELSGSAIFSVDMRAGQLISVAAELASRMPLELASLAVRSGFTRILLLDLSAVGVASGIPTLALARQLRDAWGSAIEIIVGGGVRSSDDLLAASQAGADAVLVASAIHSRAIRF; from the coding sequence GTGAAAAACGTCGTGCAGCCGCGCGTCATTCCGGTGATTGATCTGCTGGGCGGCATTGTTGTACGTGGCGTTGCCGGGCGAAGAAGTGAGTATCGACCACTCGAAAGTCAGGTCACGCGCAGCATCGAGCCCGCGATCGTGGCCCGCGATCTGGTGCACGCAACGCGCGCCACCGCGCTCTATGTGGCCGATCTCGATGCGATACAAAAAGGCCAGCGCTCGCTGTCGATTTACGAGCAGATGGGGGCCAGCGGCGCGAGGCTGTGGCTCGATGTCGGCATCGCGTCGCGGGCCGATGCGCTGCGGTTTTGCGCCGAACTTGCCCATTCCGAAATACCGGCCGATTTGGTGATCGGGCTTGAGTCGATCGAAACTGCAGCGAGCTTGGTTGAACTCGGCGCGATGGCTCGCGATGAGCTTTCAGGAAGTGCGATCTTCAGCGTCGATATGCGCGCTGGCCAATTGATTTCAGTCGCTGCGGAGCTTGCTAGTCGCATGCCACTTGAGCTTGCGTCGCTGGCTGTGCGGAGCGGATTCACGCGGATTTTGCTGCTCGATCTGAGCGCTGTTGGTGTGGCCAGCGGAATTCCCACGCTTGCGCTCGCGCGGCAATTGCGCGACGCGTGGGGAAGTGCCATCGAGATTATCGTAGGAGGAGGCGTGCGCTCGAGCGATGATCTGCTCGCAGCTTCGCAAGCTGGCGCTGATGCCGTTTTAGTTGCGAGCGCTATCCACAGCCGCGCAATTCGCTTTTGA
- a CDS encoding cupin domain-containing protein, with the protein MSQATTIRDASSRAAEGNATDRPAGGFELVDFAKVAGVACPCGVARRGFADVADFPGTVHVTEIALDAAAHFHKTLTETYYFLECEPGAQMQLGSDILDVHPGLCVMIRPGTLHRAIGRMKVLIMVLPKFDPQDEWLPDGSWAGHAHSKLIQQSQLNSPNHEH; encoded by the coding sequence ATGTCGCAAGCCACCACGATTCGCGATGCATCCTCCCGCGCTGCTGAAGGCAACGCGACGGATCGTCCTGCTGGTGGTTTTGAACTAGTCGATTTCGCAAAGGTGGCGGGGGTCGCCTGCCCCTGCGGAGTCGCGCGACGTGGTTTCGCCGATGTGGCCGATTTCCCCGGCACCGTGCACGTCACCGAGATCGCCCTCGACGCCGCAGCTCACTTCCACAAAACACTCACCGAGACCTACTACTTCCTGGAGTGCGAACCAGGCGCACAAATGCAGCTGGGAAGCGACATCCTGGATGTCCACCCCGGCCTGTGTGTGATGATTCGACCGGGCACGTTGCACCGCGCGATCGGACGCATGAAAGTGCTGATCATGGTGCTCCCCAAGTTTGATCCGCAAGATGAATGGCTCCCCGACGGAAGTTGGGCCGGCCATGCGCATTCGAAGTTGATTCAGCAGAGCCAGCTGAATTCCCCCAACCACGAACATTAG